Proteins co-encoded in one Dendropsophus ebraccatus isolate aDenEbr1 chromosome 9, aDenEbr1.pat, whole genome shotgun sequence genomic window:
- the LOC138801530 gene encoding arylamine N-acetyltransferase, pineal gland isozyme NAT-10-like encodes MDMKAYLQRVNLTDTGPPSLSALQELHRRHVLAVPFESLSIHSGEKIILDISWIYDKIVVRRRGGFCYENNGLFSWVLQQLGYQPRVLAARSRDRMTGTYGLPFDHMISTVELEGRTWLCDVGYGEGIAEPVPLEAGWEGEQDSGVFRLQVEGDEWHMERKEEETWRCLYKFTLKECTFEDFREMCEYHQTSPSSFFVKKSFCTQLLPGARLTYVGHRLISTEYTKGGGCVRTTQELTNEEIPEILRDKFGIVLKGKLIPKDEAIVLPNLPQ; translated from the coding sequence ATGGACATGAAGGCTTACCTCCAGAGGGTGAATCTGACAGACACAGGACCCCCctccctctcagcattacaggaATTGCACCGCCGCCATGTTCTCGCTGTGCCCTTTGAAAGTCTCAGCATTCACAGTGGGGAAAAAATTATCTTGGACATTTCATGGATATACGACAAAATAGTTGTAAGACGCAGAGGTGGTTTCTGCTATGAGAACAATGGTCTTTTCTCATGGGTGCTACAACAGCTGGGCTACCAACCACGGGTCCTGGCAGCTAGATCGAGGGACCGAATGACTGGTACATATGGTTTACCATTTGACCATATGATATCGACAGTAGAACTTGAAGGAAGGACATGGCTTTGTGATGTGGGTTATGGGGAAGGAATCGCTGAGCCGGTTCCCCTGGAGGCCGGATGGGAAGGGGAGCAGGACAGCGGTGTGTTTCGGTTACAGGTAGAAGGAGATGAGTGGCACATggagaggaaggaggaagaaACCTGGAGATGTCTCTACAAGTTTACTCTAAAGGAGTGCACATTTGAAGACTTCCGGGAGATGTGTGAATATCACCAGACGTCACCTAGTTCTTTCTTTGTCAAAAAATCCTTTTGTACCCAACTGCTCCCAGGTGCAAGACTGACGTACGTCGGGCATCGGCTGATCAGCACCGAGTACACCAAGGGAGGGGGATGTGTGAGGACCACTCAGGAACTTACTAATGAGGAGATCCCTGAAATACTCCGAGATAAATTTGGGATTGTCCTGAAGGGAAAACTAATTCCAAAGGATGAAGCTATTGTGCTCCCAAACCTACCTCAATGA
- the LOC138800500 gene encoding arylamine N-acetyltransferase, pineal gland isozyme NAT-3-like, whose product MDLKAYLRRVNLTDTGPPSLSELRELHRHHVLSVPLECLSIHSGEKIIFDISWIYDKIVVRRRGGFCYENNGLFLWVLQQLGYQPRVLEARVMNPKNGTYGFPFDHIIMTVELEGRRWLCDVGFGDGIGEPIPLEAGWEEEQDSGVFRLRVEDDEWYLDRKYEIWRCLFKFNLEEWTFEDFREMCEYHQTSPCSKFVQKSICTLLLPHGRLTSVGHRLISTEYVKGGGSVKTTRVLTDEEIPELLRDKFGIVLSGKLIPKDEAVVDPNLVQ is encoded by the coding sequence ATGGACCTGAAGGCTTATCTCAGGAGGGTGAATCTGACAGACACAGGGCCTCCGTCACTCTCCGAATTACGGGAATTACACCGCCACCATGTTCTTTCTGTGCCCTTAGAATGTCTCAGCATTCACAGTGGGGAAAAAATTATCTTTGACATTTCATGGATATACGACAAAATAGTTGTAAGACGCAGAGGTGGTTTCTGCTATGAGAACAATGGTCTTTTCTTATGGGTGCTACAACAGCTGGGCTACCAACCACGAGTACTTGAAGCCAGAGTGATGAACCCAAAAAATGGTACATATGGTTTTCCATTTGATCATATAATAATGACAGTAGAACTCGAAGGAAGGAGATGGCTTTGTGATGTTGGTTTCGGGGATGGAATCGGTGAGCCGATTCCCCTGGAGGCCGGATGGGAAGAGGAGCAGGACAGCGGTGTGTTTCGGTTACGGGTGGAAGATGATGAGTGGTACTTGGACAGGAAGTATGAAATCTGGAGATGTCTTTTCAAGTTCAACTTAGAGGAGTGGACGTTTGAAGACTTCCGGGAGATGTGTGAATATCACCAGACGTCCCCCTGTTCTAAATTTGTCCAAAAATCCATCTGTACCCTATTGCTCCCACATGGAAGACTGACGAGCGTTGGGCACCGGCTGATCAGCACCGAGTACGTCAAGGGAGGTGGAAGTGTGAAGACCACTAGGGTACTCACTGATGAGGAGATCCCTGAACTACTCAGAGATAAATTTGGGATTGTTCTGAGTGGAAAACTAATTCCGAAGGATGAAGCTGTTGTGGACCCAAATCTAGTTCAATGA
- the LOC138801528 gene encoding arylamine N-acetyltransferase, pineal gland isozyme NAT-3-like isoform X2 encodes MMDLKAYLQRVNMTDTGPPSLSELRELHRHHVHSVPFESLSIHSGEKIIFDISWIFDKIVVRHRGGFCFENNGLFLWVLQQLGYQPRVLAARVRNPKNGTYTPPFSHLIMTVELEGRRWLCDVGFGEGISEPVPLEAGWEEEQDSGVFRLRVEGDEWHMERKEEESWRCLYKFTLEEWIFEDFRGMCEYLQTSATSLFVQKSFCSLLRPYGRLTYLGHRLTSIEYTKGGGSVKTTQDLTDEEIPEILKDKFGTVLSGKLIPKDEDVVVPNTSQ; translated from the coding sequence ATGATGGACCTGAAGGCTTACCTCCAGAGGGTGAATATGACAGACACAGGACCCCCCTCCCTCTCCGAATTACGGGAATTACACCGCCACCATGTACACTCTGTGCCCTTCGAAAGTCTCAGCATTCACAGTGGGGAAAAAATTATCTTTGACATTTCATGGATATTTGACAAAATAGTTGTAAGACACAGAGGTGGTTTCTGTTTTGAGAACAATGGTCTTTTCTTATGGGTGCTACAACAGCTGGGCTACCAACCACGAGTACTAGCGGCCAGGGTGAGGAACCCAAAAAATGGTACATATACCCCAccattttcccatttaataatgACAGTAGAACTAGAAGGAAGAAGATGGCTTTGTGATGTTGGTTTTGGGGAAGGAATCTCTGAGCCGGTTCCATTAGAGGCTGGATGGGAAGAAGAACAGGACAGCGGTGTGTTTAGGTTACGGGTAGAAGGAGATGAGTGGCACATGGAGAGGAAAGAGGAAGAATCCTGGAGATGTCTCTACAAGTTTACTCTTGAAGAGTGGATATTTGAAGACTTCCGGGGTATGTGTGAATATCTCCAGACATCGGCCACTTCATTATTTGTCCAAAAATCCTTCTGTTCTCTACTTCGCCCATATGGAAGACTGACGTACCTTGGGCACCGACTGACCAGCATCGAGTACACCAAGGGAGGTGGAAGTGTGAAGACCACTCAGGATTTGACTGATGAGGAGATCCCTGAAATACTCAAAGATAAATTTGGGACTGTCCTGAGTGGAAAACTAATTCCAAAGGATGAAGATGTTGTGGTCCCAAATACATCTCAATAA
- the LOC138801528 gene encoding arylamine N-acetyltransferase, pineal gland isozyme NAT-3-like isoform X1 has protein sequence MVWEEEAVITSVPRPVLLRYTEERPPHRLSSRGTSPLNDCLILPALSAVTSLSGTLRGNHSIIPDSRGYTSCGSFISQAHLLPQQTYPLQDTCHMMDLKAYLQRVNMTDTGPPSLSELRELHRHHVHSVPFESLSIHSGEKIIFDISWIFDKIVVRHRGGFCFENNGLFLWVLQQLGYQPRVLAARVRNPKNGTYTPPFSHLIMTVELEGRRWLCDVGFGEGISEPVPLEAGWEEEQDSGVFRLRVEGDEWHMERKEEESWRCLYKFTLEEWIFEDFRGMCEYLQTSATSLFVQKSFCSLLRPYGRLTYLGHRLTSIEYTKGGGSVKTTQDLTDEEIPEILKDKFGTVLSGKLIPKDEDVVVPNTSQ, from the exons ATGGTGTGGGAGGAAGAAGCTGTGATAACAAGTGTGCCCCGTCCTGTGCTGCTCCGATACACAGAGGAGAGGCCTCCGCACAGACTTTCATCCCgggggacttcccctttaaatgattgtCTAATACTCCCAGCCCTCAGTGCTGTGACCTCTCTGTCCGGGACGTTACGTGGAAATCACTCGATTATTCCGGACTCCCGGGGTTACACGTCCTGTGGGAGCTTTATAAG TCAAGCCCATCTGTTACCTCAGCAAACTTATCCCTTACAG GACACCTGCCACATGATGGACCTGAAGGCTTACCTCCAGAGGGTGAATATGACAGACACAGGACCCCCCTCCCTCTCCGAATTACGGGAATTACACCGCCACCATGTACACTCTGTGCCCTTCGAAAGTCTCAGCATTCACAGTGGGGAAAAAATTATCTTTGACATTTCATGGATATTTGACAAAATAGTTGTAAGACACAGAGGTGGTTTCTGTTTTGAGAACAATGGTCTTTTCTTATGGGTGCTACAACAGCTGGGCTACCAACCACGAGTACTAGCGGCCAGGGTGAGGAACCCAAAAAATGGTACATATACCCCAccattttcccatttaataatgACAGTAGAACTAGAAGGAAGAAGATGGCTTTGTGATGTTGGTTTTGGGGAAGGAATCTCTGAGCCGGTTCCATTAGAGGCTGGATGGGAAGAAGAACAGGACAGCGGTGTGTTTAGGTTACGGGTAGAAGGAGATGAGTGGCACATGGAGAGGAAAGAGGAAGAATCCTGGAGATGTCTCTACAAGTTTACTCTTGAAGAGTGGATATTTGAAGACTTCCGGGGTATGTGTGAATATCTCCAGACATCGGCCACTTCATTATTTGTCCAAAAATCCTTCTGTTCTCTACTTCGCCCATATGGAAGACTGACGTACCTTGGGCACCGACTGACCAGCATCGAGTACACCAAGGGAGGTGGAAGTGTGAAGACCACTCAGGATTTGACTGATGAGGAGATCCCTGAAATACTCAAAGATAAATTTGGGACTGTCCTGAGTGGAAAACTAATTCCAAAGGATGAAGATGTTGTGGTCCCAAATACATCTCAATAA